One genomic segment of Planktothrix sp. FACHB-1365 includes these proteins:
- a CDS encoding CHASE2 domain-containing protein: MSDRKSFVWKQWLSQHDETSLEFREFFKLILTLLMITMGVGGLKQWGLFQGLELRVYDRMVQLRPYHQPDPRLLVVEITETDINRLKQWPLSDKIIAQVLAKLQQEQAAVIGLDIARNVPQEPGHQALMEQMKRPNFIAVMSVGNSEADRILPPPRVPPQQVGTVDVPLDPDGVSRRHLMFNWDGKINRLSLPLRLVLTYLKADCPGYTPLHSSLPCKNIKPKLNQNSDYQLGSIAFPKLKPNDGSYQSIIGGSQILVNYRHAPDAIRQVSLMEVLEGKVNSAWIKDKIVLIGVSAPSLRDSVLTPLNTGNNRMPKLPGVVNLAQMTSQLLSVVLEEESLFWFLSERQELLWILIWAIAGLILSEFSSQYSYLLLGTGLLLTALGGISFLVFLNQGWIPLISPSVALILTVILGVINREYQSQKQQKTVMRLLGQQTSPEIADALWKGRLNLLESGRLPWQKLTATVFFSDIKNFSTLSEAESPEFIMGWLNEYLNIITEEVQTHHGIVNKFMGDGVMAVFGVPVASKTEAEIATKAQQAVNCALSIRQRLETVNQDWQKRGLPVIEMRVGIFTGPVVVGSLGGKNRLEYGVIGDSVNTASRLESCLKERQVDTCRILIAYETLVYLNEQYNVEFWGELPLKGKLQKIKVYRVINHLHENSNSTS; this comes from the coding sequence ATGAGCGATCGCAAATCTTTTGTCTGGAAACAGTGGCTTTCTCAACATGATGAAACATCCTTAGAATTCAGGGAATTTTTCAAGTTAATTTTAACCCTATTGATGATTACAATGGGAGTGGGTGGACTCAAGCAATGGGGTTTGTTTCAAGGGTTAGAACTGCGGGTTTATGATCGGATGGTACAACTACGTCCTTATCATCAACCTGATCCTAGACTCTTAGTGGTAGAAATTACAGAAACTGATATTAACCGCCTCAAACAATGGCCTTTGTCCGATAAAATTATTGCTCAAGTTTTAGCTAAATTACAACAGGAACAAGCCGCCGTTATCGGGTTAGATATAGCTCGAAACGTACCCCAAGAACCCGGTCATCAAGCTTTAATGGAGCAAATGAAACGACCCAATTTTATCGCAGTCATGAGCGTTGGAAATAGCGAAGCGGATCGTATTTTACCCCCCCCTAGAGTTCCTCCTCAACAGGTGGGAACCGTAGATGTCCCCCTCGATCCAGATGGGGTATCCCGTCGCCATTTAATGTTTAATTGGGATGGAAAAATTAACCGTTTGTCTTTACCCTTACGTTTAGTTTTAACCTATTTAAAAGCCGACTGTCCCGGCTACACTCCTTTACATTCAAGTCTTCCTTGTAAAAACATTAAACCCAAACTTAATCAGAATTCAGATTATCAACTAGGATCAATTGCTTTTCCCAAACTCAAACCGAATGATGGGAGTTATCAATCCATTATTGGGGGTTCTCAAATTTTGGTTAATTATCGTCATGCTCCTGATGCAATTCGTCAAGTTTCGTTAATGGAAGTGTTAGAAGGAAAGGTTAATTCTGCCTGGATTAAAGATAAAATTGTGCTAATTGGAGTCAGTGCGCCGAGTTTACGAGATTCGGTCTTAACTCCTCTTAATACTGGGAATAATCGGATGCCAAAATTACCCGGTGTGGTTAATTTAGCTCAAATGACCAGTCAGTTATTGAGTGTGGTTTTAGAGGAAGAATCTCTATTTTGGTTTCTGTCAGAACGCCAAGAGTTATTATGGATTTTAATTTGGGCGATCGCAGGTCTAATTTTATCTGAATTTTCTTCTCAATATTCCTACCTATTATTAGGAACAGGACTACTATTAACAGCATTAGGCGGAATTAGCTTTTTAGTTTTTTTAAATCAAGGGTGGATTCCTCTGATTTCTCCCAGTGTAGCTTTAATTTTAACGGTTATTTTAGGCGTTATTAATCGAGAATATCAATCTCAAAAACAACAAAAAACGGTAATGCGTTTATTAGGACAACAAACCTCTCCAGAAATTGCTGATGCGTTATGGAAAGGACGGTTAAATTTATTAGAATCCGGTCGTTTACCTTGGCAAAAATTAACTGCAACGGTGTTTTTCTCTGATATTAAAAATTTTAGTACCCTTTCAGAAGCAGAATCTCCCGAATTTATTATGGGATGGTTAAATGAATATCTAAATATTATTACCGAAGAAGTTCAAACCCATCATGGCATTGTGAATAAATTTATGGGGGATGGTGTCATGGCTGTATTTGGAGTTCCGGTTGCGAGTAAAACAGAAGCTGAAATTGCCACCAAAGCTCAACAGGCTGTCAATTGTGCCTTATCCATTCGTCAACGCTTAGAAACGGTCAATCAAGATTGGCAAAAACGAGGTTTACCTGTGATTGAAATGCGGGTAGGAATCTTTACCGGGCCAGTGGTTGTTGGTAGTTTAGGCGGAAAAAATCGGTTAGAATATGGGGTAATAGGAGATAGTGTAAATACCGCTTCTCGTTTAGAAAGCTGTTTAAAAGAGCGTCAAGTTGATACCTGTCGAATTTTAATTGCTTATGAAACATTAGTTTATTTGAATGAACAATATAACGTAGAATTTTGGGGAGAATTACCTTTAAAAGGAAAACTACAAAAAATCAAAGTTTATCGAGTTATTAATCATCTTCATGAAAACAGTAATTCAACCTCCTAA